The Crocosphaera subtropica ATCC 51142 genome includes a window with the following:
- a CDS encoding Rqc2 family fibronectin-binding protein — MQSVDVTTLSAICYDLQTHWIPAKVEQVYQRDRYTIFIALRTLKKRSWLTISWHPQAARLCIGDSPPRTPDTFTFSDQLRHQLNGFALIALKMISPWERVVDLQFAKRPGDEPVWHLFVEIMGKYSNVILTDSKQQIVAVAHQVNANQSTVRTVQTGQPYELPPALTGTFPKLEEDQTRWQERVSLIPGSLKKQLLNSYRGLSPVVASSMIKEAGLNPQDSTESLTEKDWKKLYQCWQFWLKSLKTKQFKPGYTEEGYTVLGWGIIDKIINIQTLINDYYANKINQEKFKQVKHQLQQKLKSCLKKLYSKANNFNQKIQQSSEADEYRQKGDLLMAHSHLWEPGMNSMTLKDFETEKPIKIPLNPEKNAIQNAQLCYKKHQKLKRAKGAVEPLLNEVQEEINYLEQVEDSLQQIDDYQSLEDLQTLQEIKEELIQQNYLPSPAQQMSNISDESQPYQHKTPSGFEVWIGRNNRQNDRLTFRTAGDYDLWFHTQESAGSHVLLRLEPGAVPNEADLHCAADWAAYYSKARQSEQVPVVYTEPKYVYKPKGAKPGMVIYKRERVLWGKPHKIQSYLKNHD, encoded by the coding sequence ATGCAATCTGTTGATGTCACCACCTTAAGCGCCATTTGTTATGATCTACAAACTCATTGGATACCTGCTAAAGTTGAACAGGTTTATCAACGCGATCGCTATACCATTTTTATTGCTTTGCGTACCTTAAAAAAACGTAGTTGGTTAACCATTTCTTGGCATCCTCAAGCTGCTAGATTATGTATCGGAGATTCGCCACCGAGAACCCCCGATACTTTCACGTTTAGTGATCAATTACGTCATCAGTTAAATGGGTTTGCACTCATCGCTTTAAAAATGATTTCTCCTTGGGAAAGGGTGGTTGATTTACAATTTGCTAAACGTCCAGGGGATGAACCAGTTTGGCATCTTTTTGTGGAAATTATGGGCAAATATAGTAATGTGATTTTAACGGATAGTAAGCAGCAAATTGTAGCAGTAGCTCATCAAGTTAATGCCAATCAATCGACAGTTAGAACGGTACAAACTGGACAACCCTATGAACTTCCCCCTGCGTTAACTGGGACATTTCCAAAGTTAGAAGAAGATCAAACAAGATGGCAAGAAAGAGTTAGTTTAATCCCTGGTTCTCTGAAAAAACAATTATTGAATAGTTATCGTGGTTTAAGTCCTGTCGTTGCTTCTTCTATGATTAAAGAAGCTGGTTTAAACCCACAAGATTCTACAGAAAGTTTAACAGAGAAAGACTGGAAGAAATTATATCAATGTTGGCAGTTTTGGCTAAAAAGTTTAAAAACTAAACAATTTAAACCAGGCTATACAGAAGAAGGTTATACAGTTTTAGGTTGGGGAATCATTGATAAAATCATTAACATACAAACTTTAATTAATGATTATTATGCCAACAAAATTAATCAAGAAAAATTCAAACAAGTAAAACATCAATTACAACAAAAACTAAAATCTTGTCTAAAAAAGCTATATAGTAAAGCTAATAATTTTAATCAAAAAATTCAGCAATCCTCAGAGGCGGATGAATACCGTCAAAAAGGGGATTTATTAATGGCTCATTCCCATCTATGGGAACCAGGAATGAATTCTATGACTCTAAAGGACTTTGAAACAGAAAAACCCATAAAAATTCCTTTAAACCCTGAAAAAAATGCCATACAAAACGCTCAACTTTGCTATAAAAAACATCAAAAATTAAAACGGGCAAAAGGTGCAGTCGAACCCTTATTAAACGAAGTTCAAGAAGAGATTAATTATTTAGAACAAGTCGAAGACAGTTTGCAGCAAATCGATGATTATCAATCTCTTGAAGACTTACAAACCTTACAAGAAATCAAAGAAGAATTAATTCAACAAAATTATTTACCCTCTCCTGCTCAACAAATGTCAAATATTTCTGATGAGTCCCAACCCTATCAACACAAAACCCCTTCAGGGTTTGAGGTGTGGATTGGTCGCAATAACCGACAGAACGATCGCCTTACCTTTCGTACGGCAGGGGACTATGACTTATGGTTTCATACTCAAGAAAGTGCCGGCAGTCATGTATTATTGAGACTTGAACCGGGTGCTGTCCCCAATGAAGCCGATCTTCATTGTGCTGCAGACTGGGCTGCCTATTACAGTAAGGCTCGTCAAAGCGAGCAGGTTCCCGTGGTTTACACCGAACCTAAATACGTCTATAAACCCAAAGGAGCCAAACCGGGAATGGTCATCTATAAACGAGAACGGGTGCTTTGGGGAAAACCACATAAGATACAATCCTATCTAAAAAATCACGATTAA
- a CDS encoding type II secretion system F family protein — protein sequence MPTYIAQVKDLQGKISKQKVQATSPDQARAMLRQQYPAIGKISEAGMQFDFSGIGGALNNVSVKDKAIFSRQFSVMINAGVAIVRCLGVLADQATNPKLKKALLAISAEVQQGVSLSEALGKHEDCFDQLYVSMVEAGETGGVLDEVLNRLAKLLEDMARLQNQIKSAMAYPVTVGILAVIVFFAMTIFLIPVFAGIFEDLGAELPALTQFMLYLSGIMRSWKILIPIVGGFALVFGIKQYYKTPVGRLQIDKFLLKMPLFGDLNEKSAVARFCRVFGTLTRSGVPILTSLEIVCNTVGNKVIANAVAGAQAEIQQGGMMSLALQNANVFPQLAIQMICIGEETGELDAMMMKVADFYEDEVEQAVKALTSVIEPLMMVLIAGMVGVILLSMYLPMFKIFDQLA from the coding sequence ATGCCTACTTATATTGCTCAAGTTAAAGACTTACAAGGAAAAATCTCTAAGCAAAAAGTGCAAGCAACTTCCCCTGATCAAGCCAGAGCTATGCTTAGACAGCAATATCCTGCTATTGGAAAAATTAGTGAAGCAGGAATGCAATTTGATTTTTCGGGGATAGGAGGAGCTTTAAATAACGTTAGTGTTAAAGATAAAGCCATCTTTTCTCGTCAATTTTCTGTAATGATTAATGCAGGGGTTGCAATTGTTCGTTGTTTAGGGGTTTTAGCCGATCAAGCCACTAATCCTAAACTGAAAAAAGCTTTATTAGCTATTAGCGCAGAAGTGCAACAAGGGGTTAGTTTATCAGAAGCTTTAGGAAAACACGAAGACTGTTTTGACCAACTTTATGTCAGTATGGTCGAAGCTGGAGAAACTGGGGGGGTACTCGATGAAGTATTAAACCGTTTAGCTAAACTCCTCGAAGATATGGCCCGACTCCAAAACCAAATTAAATCCGCTATGGCTTATCCAGTTACGGTGGGTATTTTGGCAGTTATTGTTTTCTTTGCCATGACTATTTTCTTGATTCCTGTTTTTGCAGGAATCTTTGAAGATTTAGGGGCAGAATTACCAGCTTTAACGCAATTTATGCTTTATCTCAGTGGTATTATGCGTAGTTGGAAAATTCTCATTCCTATTGTAGGAGGGTTTGCCTTAGTTTTTGGCATTAAACAATATTATAAAACCCCAGTTGGTCGCTTACAAATTGATAAATTTCTCCTGAAAATGCCCCTCTTTGGTGACTTAAATGAAAAGTCTGCGGTTGCCCGCTTTTGTCGGGTATTTGGTACATTAACTCGTTCTGGGGTTCCTATTCTAACTTCCCTAGAAATTGTTTGTAACACCGTAGGAAATAAGGTCATTGCTAATGCCGTAGCCGGGGCCCAAGCAGAAATTCAACAAGGGGGTATGATGAGTTTAGCCCTACAAAATGCCAACGTTTTTCCTCAGTTAGCTATTCAAATGATTTGTATCGGGGAAGAAACAGGAGAACTCGATGCTATGATGATGAAAGTGGCTGATTTCTATGAGGATGAAGTAGAACAAGCAGTCAAAGCGTTAACCAGTGTTATTGAACCTTTAATGATGGTGTTGATCGCTGGTATGGTAGGGGTTATTCTCCTCTCTATGTACTTACCCATGTTCAAAATTTTCGACCAACTGGCGTAA
- a CDS encoding type IV pilus twitching motility protein PilT, with amino-acid sequence MDMMIEDLMEQLVEMGGSDMHIQAGAPIYFRISGKLAPIDEEPLSPQESQKLIFSMLNNTQRKELEQNWELDCSYGVKGLARFRVNVYKERGCYAACLRALSSKIPNFEQLGLPNIVREMAERPRGLVLVTGQTGSGKTTTLAAILDLINRTRQEHILTVEDPIEYVFPNVKSLFHQRQKGEDTKSFANALKASLREDPDIILVGEMRDLETISLAITAAETGHLVFGTLHTNSAAGTIDRIVDVFPANQQAQIRAMLSNSLIAVFSQCLAKKKNPKPGEFGRAMAQEIMIVTPAIANLMREGKAGQIYSAIQTGMKLGMQTMEQALANLVVSGAVSFEEAISKSAKPDELQRLISGATAAVKGRVRR; translated from the coding sequence ATGGATATGATGATTGAAGACTTAATGGAACAACTTGTGGAAATGGGGGGTTCCGATATGCACATTCAAGCCGGTGCGCCGATTTATTTTCGCATTAGTGGGAAACTAGCCCCCATTGATGAAGAACCCCTTTCTCCTCAAGAAAGTCAAAAATTAATTTTCAGTATGCTCAATAATACTCAACGAAAGGAGTTAGAACAAAACTGGGAATTAGACTGTTCCTATGGGGTTAAAGGGTTGGCACGATTTCGGGTGAATGTTTATAAAGAACGGGGGTGTTATGCTGCTTGTTTACGGGCTTTATCTTCTAAAATTCCTAATTTTGAACAGTTAGGTCTGCCCAATATTGTACGAGAAATGGCTGAACGACCACGGGGTTTGGTGTTGGTGACGGGACAAACCGGATCGGGTAAAACCACCACCTTAGCAGCGATTTTAGACTTAATTAATCGTACTCGACAAGAGCATATTTTAACGGTTGAAGATCCGATTGAATACGTTTTTCCTAATGTTAAAAGCCTCTTTCATCAACGACAAAAAGGAGAAGACACCAAGTCCTTTGCCAATGCCTTAAAAGCCTCCTTACGGGAAGATCCGGACATCATTTTAGTTGGGGAAATGCGAGACTTAGAAACCATTAGTTTAGCCATCACCGCAGCAGAAACAGGACACTTAGTTTTTGGAACGTTACACACCAATTCAGCAGCCGGTACCATTGACCGTATTGTTGACGTATTTCCTGCTAATCAACAGGCTCAAATTCGGGCGATGTTATCTAACTCTTTAATCGCTGTTTTTAGTCAATGTTTAGCGAAGAAAAAGAACCCGAAGCCTGGTGAATTTGGTCGGGCGATGGCGCAAGAAATTATGATTGTAACCCCTGCCATTGCTAACCTAATGCGAGAAGGGAAAGCTGGTCAAATTTATTCGGCGATCCAAACAGGAATGAAACTGGGAATGCAAACGATGGAACAAGCCTTAGCTAACTTGGTTGTTAGCGGAGCAGTTTCCTTTGAAGAAGCCATTTCTAAAAGTGCTAAACCCGATGAGTTACAACGATTAATTAGTGGAGCAACTGCTGCGGTTAAGGGTAGAGTGCGTCGTTAA
- a CDS encoding GspE/PulE family protein: MSSLSSSNLSSSKRSRAVALRNYFSPFGNKLIEAGYVGPDQMKQALVETRKSGRPLTEVLQVMTGEPLSPDLLRQYKKHHLFELKILYGVDSIDPEVSPVADRQMAELINSLISFDICRRHRILPLSQHGGEPPSVLVAMVDPDNLAAQDDLNRILRAKNLELRRMVITQEDYDRLLEQYHELQGEIDAENERLKQEAAMNKMADLTAIVGNLDASISDAEDESHDALDSNDADQAPIINLVNKILAKALQEGTSDIHVEPQEETLRIRFRKDGVLQQAFDPLPRKVTPAVVARFKIMADLDIAERRLPQDGKIRRIYQGRKVDFRVNTLPSRYGEKVCLRILDNSATQLGLDKLITNQETLQIVRDLASRPFGLFLVTGPTGSGKSTSLYSVLAERNNPGVNISTAEDPIEYSLPGITQVQVIREKGMNFASILRAFMRQDPDVILVGETRDVETAKTAIEAALTGHLVLTTLHTNDAPGAVARLDEMGVEPFMISGALLGVLAQRLMRRVCSECRVAYHPTKAELARFGLSASNDDEMTIYKANKLTADEITEAKQNGTLCEKCGGSGYKGRVGVYEVMRNTERIQSLINEGATTDRIKEAAVEEGMITILAYSLQLVQEGHTTLEEVERVTFTDTGLEAELKAKRKSSLECKTCHAGLEPEWMDCPYCMTPRFT; the protein is encoded by the coding sequence ATGTCCTCTTTGTCTTCTTCCAATTTGTCTTCTTCCAAACGCAGTCGGGCGGTTGCCCTGCGTAATTACTTTTCACCCTTTGGCAACAAACTGATCGAAGCGGGTTATGTAGGCCCGGATCAGATGAAACAAGCCCTAGTCGAAACCCGTAAAAGCGGTCGTCCTTTAACTGAAGTGTTACAGGTGATGACTGGGGAACCCTTATCCCCCGATTTATTACGACAATATAAAAAACATCATTTATTTGAACTGAAAATCCTTTATGGTGTCGACTCTATCGATCCCGAAGTCTCTCCTGTCGCGGATCGCCAGATGGCTGAATTAATCAATTCATTAATTTCTTTTGATATTTGTCGTCGCCATAGAATTTTACCTTTATCTCAACATGGCGGGGAACCCCCTTCCGTGTTAGTGGCGATGGTTGACCCCGATAACCTAGCAGCCCAAGATGACTTAAACCGTATTTTGAGGGCGAAAAACCTAGAGTTACGGCGCATGGTCATTACCCAAGAAGATTATGATCGCTTATTAGAACAGTATCATGAACTTCAAGGGGAGATTGATGCAGAAAATGAACGTCTCAAACAAGAGGCGGCCATGAATAAAATGGCTGATCTGACAGCCATCGTTGGTAACCTAGATGCCAGCATCTCTGATGCCGAAGATGAAAGTCACGATGCCTTAGACTCCAATGATGCTGATCAAGCACCCATTATTAACTTAGTCAATAAAATCCTCGCCAAAGCTCTCCAAGAAGGCACTTCCGACATTCATGTTGAACCCCAAGAAGAAACCTTAAGAATTCGTTTCCGTAAAGATGGGGTACTGCAACAAGCCTTTGATCCCCTACCCCGAAAAGTCACCCCGGCGGTAGTAGCACGGTTTAAAATTATGGCGGACCTCGATATTGCCGAACGTCGTCTTCCTCAAGATGGTAAGATTCGACGCATTTATCAAGGTCGAAAAGTGGATTTTCGGGTTAATACCTTACCCAGTCGGTATGGAGAAAAAGTCTGTTTACGGATCTTAGATAACTCGGCCACTCAATTAGGCTTAGATAAACTCATTACCAACCAAGAAACCTTACAAATTGTACGAGACTTGGCGAGTCGTCCGTTTGGCCTCTTTCTCGTCACTGGACCAACGGGTTCGGGTAAATCTACCAGTTTGTATTCTGTCTTAGCTGAAAGAAATAATCCGGGGGTCAATATTAGCACTGCCGAAGATCCTATCGAATATTCTTTACCCGGTATTACTCAGGTGCAGGTGATTCGAGAAAAAGGCATGAACTTCGCCTCTATTTTACGGGCATTCATGCGACAAGATCCCGACGTTATCCTGGTGGGGGAAACCAGGGACGTAGAAACAGCAAAAACCGCTATTGAAGCAGCCTTAACAGGACACTTAGTTTTAACCACCCTACACACCAACGATGCACCAGGAGCGGTTGCTCGTCTCGATGAAATGGGGGTTGAACCCTTTATGATTTCTGGAGCGTTATTAGGGGTGTTAGCGCAACGGTTAATGCGTCGGGTATGTAGTGAATGTCGTGTTGCTTATCATCCTACTAAAGCCGAATTAGCCCGTTTTGGCTTGTCGGCTTCTAATGATGATGAAATGACTATTTATAAGGCGAATAAATTAACCGCAGACGAAATTACTGAAGCCAAACAAAATGGTACCCTGTGCGAAAAATGTGGCGGTAGTGGCTATAAGGGACGGGTTGGGGTTTATGAAGTGATGCGTAATACCGAACGGATTCAAAGCCTTATTAACGAAGGAGCAACCACTGATCGCATTAAGGAAGCAGCTGTCGAAGAAGGAATGATCACCATCCTTGCTTACAGTTTACAACTGGTTCAAGAAGGTCATACCACCCTTGAAGAAGTGGAACGGGTGACGTTTACAGATACGGGACTCGAAGCAGAATTAAAAGCCAAGCGCAAGAGTTCCCTTGAGTGTAAAACCTGTCATGCAGGACTTGAACCGGAGTGGATGGACTGTCCCTATTGTATGACTCCTCGATTTACTTAA
- the kaiC gene encoding circadian clock protein KaiC, translating into MNQPLPRENQPQPLAPKGVRKIRTMIEGLDEITHGGLPLGRTTLASGTSGTGKTLLAVQFLYHGIKYFDYPGLFVTFEESPHDIIENAYSFGWDLQKLIDEGQLFILDASPDPEGQEVVGNFDLSALIERIQYAIHKYKAKLVSIDSVTAVFQQYDAASVVRREIFRLVARLKQLGVTSILTTERVEEYGQIARFGVEEFVSDNVLILRNVLEGERRRRTIEILKLRGTTHMKGEYPFTITNDGINIFPLGAMRLTQRSSNARISSGVETLDEMCGGGFFKDSIILATGATGTGKTLLVSKFLEEGCRQGERAILFAYEESRAQLSRNAFSWGIDFEEMERKGLLKLLCTYPESAGLEDHLQIIKSEISEFKPSRIAIDSLSALARGVTNNAFRQFVIGVTGYAKQEEITGFFTNTTDQFMGAHSITESHISTITDTILMLQYVEIRGEMSRAINVFKMRGSWHDKGIREYMINQDGPIIQDSFRNYERIISGSPSRITVDEKSELSRIVRGVKDKTEE; encoded by the coding sequence ATGAATCAACCTCTTCCCCGTGAAAATCAACCACAACCATTAGCCCCTAAAGGTGTTCGCAAAATTCGGACAATGATTGAAGGATTAGACGAAATTACCCATGGAGGATTACCTTTAGGAAGAACAACATTAGCCAGTGGAACATCGGGAACAGGAAAAACCCTTTTAGCTGTGCAATTTTTATATCATGGTATTAAATATTTTGATTATCCTGGACTATTTGTTACCTTTGAGGAATCCCCCCATGATATTATTGAAAATGCCTATAGTTTTGGTTGGGATTTACAAAAATTAATCGATGAAGGTCAATTGTTTATTTTGGATGCGTCCCCTGATCCCGAAGGACAAGAAGTGGTAGGAAATTTTGATTTGTCCGCTTTAATTGAACGGATACAATACGCTATTCATAAATACAAAGCTAAGCTAGTCTCGATTGATTCTGTGACTGCAGTTTTTCAACAATACGATGCTGCATCTGTGGTGAGACGGGAAATTTTTCGCCTGGTTGCCCGTTTAAAACAGTTAGGGGTTACCTCGATTTTAACCACAGAACGGGTAGAAGAATATGGACAAATTGCTCGTTTTGGAGTCGAAGAATTCGTTTCTGATAATGTTCTTATCCTCCGCAATGTATTGGAAGGGGAACGTCGTCGTCGTACCATTGAAATTCTCAAGTTACGGGGAACAACCCACATGAAAGGAGAATATCCTTTTACTATTACCAATGATGGCATTAATATCTTCCCATTGGGGGCGATGAGATTAACACAACGATCATCCAATGCTCGAATTTCTTCGGGTGTTGAAACCTTAGATGAAATGTGTGGGGGAGGGTTCTTTAAAGACTCTATTATTTTAGCCACAGGAGCAACTGGAACGGGCAAAACTTTATTAGTGAGTAAGTTTTTAGAAGAGGGTTGTCGTCAAGGAGAAAGAGCAATTTTATTCGCCTACGAAGAGTCTAGGGCCCAATTATCTCGGAATGCCTTTTCTTGGGGTATTGACTTTGAAGAAATGGAGAGAAAAGGACTCTTAAAACTATTATGTACCTATCCCGAATCTGCTGGTCTTGAAGACCATTTACAAATTATTAAGTCAGAAATTTCGGAATTCAAACCTTCTAGAATTGCTATTGATTCTTTATCTGCTTTAGCTAGAGGGGTTACTAATAATGCGTTCCGTCAATTCGTGATTGGAGTGACAGGATACGCTAAACAAGAAGAAATTACTGGGTTCTTTACCAATACAACTGACCAATTTATGGGGGCCCACTCTATCACTGAATCCCATATTTCTACCATTACAGACACTATTTTAATGTTGCAATATGTAGAAATTCGTGGAGAAATGTCACGGGCGATTAATGTGTTTAAAATGCGAGGATCATGGCATGATAAAGGCATTCGAGAATACATGATCAATCAAGATGGTCCTATCATTCAAGATTCCTTCCGTAATTACGAACGGATTATTAGTGGTTCTCCCAGTCGCATTACGGTAGATGAGAAAAGCGAATTATCCCGTATTGTTCGAGGGGTAAAAGATAAAACAGAAGAGTAA
- the kaiB gene encoding circadian clock protein KaiB: MIDFKKTYVLKLYVAGNTPNSVRALKTLKNILEDEFKGVYALKVIDVLKNPQLAEEDKILATPTLAKILPPPVRKIIGDLSDREKVLIGLDLLYEEIKERENDP; the protein is encoded by the coding sequence ATGATTGACTTCAAAAAAACCTATGTTCTCAAACTCTACGTCGCTGGTAATACCCCTAATTCCGTGCGAGCTTTAAAAACCTTAAAAAATATTCTCGAAGATGAATTTAAAGGGGTGTATGCCTTGAAAGTTATTGATGTTTTGAAAAATCCACAACTGGCCGAGGAAGATAAAATTTTAGCTACCCCAACCTTAGCTAAAATTTTACCCCCTCCTGTCCGTAAAATTATTGGGGATCTTTCCGATAGGGAAAAGGTCTTAATTGGCTTGGATCTTCTCTATGAAGAAATCAAAGAACGGGAAAACGATCCCTAA
- a CDS encoding circadian clock protein KaiA produces the protein MQTRLSICLYSSDEHLTQLLTHHLSGDRYRLHIIDQLEDLVPFLEDHSETIDCLIVKQEPSILPLFNQLYEQGTLVPVIIFEDKVESSDNVEPPTFLYHSAEVRYRVKELDEIQVTIDRAITKFLHLGPSCFLTDQSLSSQRDIGTEKNQSFLLLQQRRLAEKLKERLGYLGVYYKRNPKYFYRNLSPEDKRELLKELMANYREIILNYFDEDSEVNQAIDQFVNQAFFADISVSRVLEIHMELMDEFSQQLKLEGRSEEILLDYRLTIIDILAHLGEMYRRCIPRGDLLFDLLNQID, from the coding sequence TTGCAAACCCGACTCTCAATTTGTCTTTATAGCAGCGATGAACATCTCACCCAGTTATTGACCCATCATCTGAGTGGCGATCGCTATCGTTTACATATTATCGATCAACTCGAAGACTTGGTGCCTTTCTTGGAAGATCATAGTGAAACCATAGATTGTCTGATTGTTAAACAGGAACCCTCTATTCTCCCCCTATTCAATCAACTCTATGAACAAGGAACCCTCGTACCCGTTATTATTTTTGAGGACAAGGTAGAATCTTCGGACAATGTTGAACCTCCCACGTTTTTATATCATAGTGCTGAAGTGCGTTATCGGGTTAAGGAATTGGATGAGATTCAAGTAACCATTGATCGTGCCATTACCAAGTTTTTACATCTAGGACCGAGTTGTTTTCTAACGGATCAATCCCTGTCTTCTCAACGGGACATCGGTACAGAAAAAAACCAAAGTTTTTTGCTCCTGCAACAGCGTCGTTTAGCCGAAAAACTAAAAGAAAGATTAGGTTATTTGGGAGTTTATTATAAGCGCAATCCTAAGTATTTTTATCGTAATCTTTCTCCAGAGGATAAACGAGAATTACTGAAAGAATTAATGGCAAATTATCGAGAAATAATTTTAAATTATTTTGACGAAGATTCAGAGGTAAATCAAGCTATTGATCAATTTGTTAATCAAGCTTTCTTCGCCGATATTTCCGTTTCTCGGGTGTTAGAAATTCATATGGAATTGATGGACGAATTTTCTCAGCAACTGAAATTAGAAGGACGAAGTGAAGAAATTCTTTTAGACTATCGCTTAACCATTATTGACATTTTGGCTCATTTGGGAGAAATGTATCGCCGTTGCATTCCCAGAGGGGATTTACTTTTTGATTTATTAAATCAAATCGATTAA
- a CDS encoding serine aminopeptidase domain-containing protein, which produces MNDIPEFILFAQHGWADTNEEISQLATTLAQEKTIIMTPNLGWVKTWLSIDPLIEIVSQKAEEISNKYPQTPWRIIGHSMGGLIWLEVLHQNPQWWEKIHSLVLIASPVGGADLARIIDPLAIGVGIASDLGKNRRLKADRITKIVPTLVIAGNTDNGSDGTIPISSTKLSYSHFVCLPNISHSQLKNHPVLVDVIQKFWKTSPTPALFEKDFPTVLIERLQLIPGMTDGHPRDFEKAKSYLNFERGISIKLWKNPLNILHVFIANEQQECLYSGFVGWIHSEGLYQALEAIHQDYYELVIHGLD; this is translated from the coding sequence ATGAATGATATTCCTGAATTTATTCTTTTTGCTCAACATGGGTGGGCTGATACTAATGAAGAAATAAGTCAACTAGCTACCACATTAGCCCAAGAAAAAACGATTATTATGACTCCTAATTTGGGGTGGGTAAAAACTTGGTTAAGTATCGATCCATTAATTGAAATAGTCAGCCAAAAAGCCGAAGAAATTAGTAACAAATATCCCCAAACTCCCTGGCGAATTATTGGCCATTCAATGGGGGGGTTAATTTGGCTAGAAGTGTTGCATCAAAATCCTCAATGGTGGGAAAAAATACATTCTTTAGTTTTAATTGCATCTCCCGTCGGTGGGGCAGATTTAGCCAGAATTATTGATCCGTTAGCCATTGGGGTTGGTATTGCTTCAGACTTAGGAAAAAATCGCCGATTGAAAGCAGATAGAATCACTAAAATTGTTCCTACCTTAGTCATTGCCGGTAATACAGATAATGGTAGTGATGGGACTATTCCTATTTCATCAACCAAATTATCCTATAGTCATTTCGTTTGTTTACCGAATATTTCCCATAGTCAATTAAAGAATCATCCTGTTTTAGTAGATGTCATTCAAAAATTTTGGAAAACCTCTCCAACCCCCGCCTTATTTGAAAAAGACTTTCCTACAGTTTTGATCGAAAGACTGCAATTAATTCCTGGGATGACCGATGGCCATCCGAGAGATTTTGAAAAAGCCAAATCTTACCTAAATTTTGAACGGGGAATTTCCATTAAATTATGGAAAAATCCTTTGAATATTCTTCATGTTTTTATCGCTAATGAACAACAAGAATGTTTATATTCTGGGTTTGTGGGATGGATACATTCAGAGGGATTATATCAGGCCTTAGAGGCCATTCATCAGGACTATTATGAGTTAGTAATCCACGGACTCGATTAA
- the purN gene encoding phosphoribosylglycinamide formyltransferase: protein MENLTPSFISPQVSSEDLKLETPLKLGILASGSGTNFEAIADAIKQQELNAKIPLLIYNNPQAKVQEKAAAFNIESKLLNHRHFKRREDLDQAIVDLFKSYNINWVIMAGWMRIVTPVLLGAFPNHVINIHPSLLPSFKGIKAVEQALEAGVKITGCTVHLASLEVDSGPILLQAAVPILQDDTPETLHARIQIQEHKIFPLAIALAAKKYP, encoded by the coding sequence ATGGAAAATCTCACTCCTAGTTTTATTTCTCCTCAAGTATCTAGTGAAGACCTGAAACTAGAAACCCCATTAAAATTAGGTATATTAGCATCAGGAAGTGGGACCAACTTTGAAGCGATCGCTGATGCTATTAAGCAACAAGAATTAAACGCCAAAATCCCCCTTTTAATTTATAATAATCCCCAAGCCAAAGTTCAAGAAAAAGCAGCAGCCTTCAATATTGAATCCAAACTCCTCAATCATCGACACTTTAAACGTCGAGAAGACCTCGATCAAGCTATTGTGGATCTGTTTAAATCTTATAATATTAATTGGGTAATTATGGCAGGTTGGATGAGAATTGTTACCCCTGTATTGCTAGGAGCATTTCCCAACCACGTTATCAATATTCATCCTAGTTTATTACCCAGTTTTAAGGGAATTAAAGCTGTAGAACAGGCATTAGAAGCAGGGGTTAAAATCACAGGATGTACCGTTCATCTAGCCAGTTTAGAAGTCGACAGCGGTCCTATTTTATTACAAGCTGCTGTTCCCATTTTACAGGATGATACTCCAGAAACATTACACGCTAGAATCCAAATCCAAGAACATAAAATTTTCCCCCTTGCTATTGCCTTAGCTGCCAAAAAATATCCTTAA